Proteins encoded together in one Tissierellales bacterium window:
- a CDS encoding SsrA-binding protein, whose protein sequence is MTQKGYTFIPISVYIKNGLVKVEMAIAKGKKLYDKRETMAKKDAERRMERQLKERY, encoded by the coding sequence ATAACACAGAAAGGTTATACGTTTATTCCTATTTCAGTATATATAAAGAATGGTCTAGTTAAAGTTGAAATGGCTATAGCAAAAGGTAAAAAACTTTATGATAAAAGAGAAACTATGGCTAAAAAAGATGCAGAGAGAAGAATGGAAAGACAGTTGAAAGAAAGGTATTAA